From the genome of Fusobacterium varium, one region includes:
- the fusA_3 gene encoding Vegetative protein 19 has product MENIRRKKLPRIIFINKMDKGYINYEKLLREMKEKFGKKIAPFCVPIGDKEEFKGFVNVVELIGRIFNGVECVDGPIPEDLDISEVRSLLLEAVAETDEVLMDKYFNGEEFTLEEIKAGLHKGVVSGDVVPVIVGSAIQGIGVHTLFKMISDYMPTPTEMFNGERIGTNPVTGEPEVRKISKDEPFSAIVFKTLVDPFIGKISLFKINSGTLKKDTEVLNSNKNKKERIAQIIYLRGNKQEEAQELVAGDIGATTKLQFTQTGDTLCDKDKPIVYDSIELPEACLYSSVEPAQKADDEKLSTCLQRMMEEDPTFVMYRNSETKQLLIGGQGEKHLYVILCKIKNKFGVHAVLTDPVVSYRETIKGTTSVQGKHKKQSGGAGQYGDVHIKFEPCKNEFEFVDEVKGGVVPKTYMPAVEKGLLEAKEKGILAGYPVINFKATIFDGSYHPVDSNEISFKQAAILAFRKGMELANPVLLEPIMKLEIVVPESYMGDVMGDMNKRRGRILGMEPNQYGEQVLNVEVPQAEILKYALDLRAMTQGRGHYRFEFARYEEVPEVLAKKIIESRKV; this is encoded by the coding sequence ATGGAGAATATTAGAAGAAAAAAGCTTCCAAGAATAATTTTTATTAATAAAATGGATAAGGGATATATTAATTATGAGAAATTGCTACGTGAAATGAAAGAAAAATTTGGAAAGAAAATTGCTCCTTTCTGTGTACCAATTGGTGATAAAGAAGAGTTTAAAGGATTTGTAAATGTAGTAGAATTAATAGGAAGAATATTCAATGGTGTAGAATGTGTAGATGGACCTATACCTGAAGATTTAGATATATCAGAGGTAAGAAGTCTACTTCTTGAAGCTGTAGCAGAAACTGATGAAGTATTAATGGATAAATATTTTAATGGAGAAGAATTTACTTTGGAAGAGATAAAAGCAGGACTACATAAAGGAGTGGTTTCAGGAGATGTAGTTCCTGTAATAGTGGGATCAGCTATACAAGGAATAGGGGTTCATACTTTATTTAAAATGATATCTGATTATATGCCTACACCAACTGAAATGTTTAATGGAGAGAGAATTGGAACTAATCCTGTTACTGGAGAGCCAGAAGTCAGAAAGATATCTAAAGATGAACCTTTCTCAGCAATAGTTTTTAAAACTCTTGTTGACCCATTCATTGGAAAAATATCATTGTTTAAAATTAATTCAGGAACATTAAAGAAAGATACAGAGGTATTGAATTCTAATAAAAATAAGAAAGAAAGAATAGCTCAGATTATATATTTAAGAGGAAATAAACAGGAAGAAGCACAAGAGCTTGTAGCAGGAGATATTGGAGCTACAACTAAACTTCAGTTTACTCAGACTGGGGACACACTTTGTGATAAAGATAAACCTATAGTTTATGACAGTATAGAACTTCCAGAAGCTTGTCTATATTCAAGTGTGGAACCTGCTCAAAAAGCTGATGATGAAAAATTGAGTACTTGCCTCCAAAGAATGATGGAGGAAGATCCTACATTTGTTATGTACAGAAATTCTGAAACTAAGCAGCTGCTGATTGGAGGACAGGGAGAAAAACATTTATATGTAATTCTTTGTAAAATAAAAAATAAATTTGGAGTGCACGCTGTACTTACTGACCCAGTTGTATCTTATCGTGAAACAATAAAAGGAACAACATCTGTTCAAGGAAAACATAAAAAACAATCTGGTGGAGCAGGTCAATATGGAGATGTTCATATCAAATTTGAACCATGTAAAAATGAATTTGAATTTGTAGATGAAGTAAAAGGAGGAGTAGTTCCTAAAACATATATGCCAGCAGTAGAAAAAGGACTTCTTGAAGCAAAAGAAAAAGGAATACTTGCAGGATATCCTGTTATTAATTTTAAAGCAACTATATTTGATGGGTCATACCACCCAGTAGATTCTAATGAAATATCTTTTAAACAGGCAGCTATACTTGCATTTAGAAAAGGTATGGAATTGGCAAACCCAGTTCTTTTGGAACCTATAATGAAGCTTGAAATTGTAGTTCCTGAAAGTTACATGGGAGATGTAATGGGAGATATGAATAAACGTAGAGGAAGAATACTGGGAATGGAGCCTAATCAATATGGAGAACAAGTATTGAATGTAGAAGTTCCTCAAGCTGAAATATTAAAATATGCTCTTGATCTTAGAGCTATGACTCAAGGAAGAGGACATTATAGATTTGAATTTGCAAGATATGAAGAAGTACCAGAAGTATTGGCTAAGAAAATAATTGAAAGCAGAAAAGTATAA
- the fusA_4 gene encoding Vegetative protein 19: MRNFETSNIRNISLLGHRGSGKTTLTEALLYISKFTNKMGSVEEGTTVSDFDKEETRRLFSINTSIVPVEYGNCKYNFLDTPGYFDFSGEVYSAVRVSGSAVIVMDATSGVEVGTEKAWRILEEKSFQE, translated from the coding sequence ATGAGAAACTTTGAAACAAGCAACATAAGAAATATATCTCTTTTAGGACATAGAGGAAGTGGAAAAACTACTCTTACAGAAGCTTTACTGTATATTTCTAAATTTACAAATAAAATGGGATCTGTAGAAGAAGGAACAACAGTATCTGACTTTGACAAAGAAGAAACTCGTAGACTGTTTTCAATAAATACTTCAATAGTTCCTGTAGAATATGGTAATTGTAAATATAATTTTCTAGATACTCCAGGATATTTTGATTTTTCTGGTGAAGTATACTCAGCAGTAAGAGTTTCAGGAAGTGCAGTTATAGTAATGGATGCTACATCAGGAGTAGAAGTAGGAACTGAAAAAGCATGGAGAATATTAGAAGAAAAAAGCTTCCAAGAATAA